The genomic stretch ACCAGAAGCTGAGCAGTGATGGGATAAAGGAAGCTCAGAACTGTGGCAAACACCTTAAGGCGCTGGGCTTTGAGTTTGACCTTGTCTTCACCTCTGTACTCAGCCGTTCCATCCAGACTGCATGGCTTATCCTGGAAGAGATGGGCCAAGAGTGGGTTCCCATTCAGAGTTCCTGGCGGCTGAATGAACGTCACTATGGTGCACTGATTGGTCTCAACAGAGCCGAAATGGCTCTGAATCATGGGGAGGAGCAAGTGAAAATATGGAGGAGAAGTTATGATGTTACCCCACCTCCCATAGCTGAATCACATCCTTACTATGAAGAGATATACAATGATCGCCGGTATAAATGCAGTGATGTCTCTCAGGATAATCTCCCAAAGGCTGAAAGTCTAAAAGATGTGCTTGATAGACTCCTTCCCTATTGGAATGAAAAAATAGTGCCAGAACTGAAAAGTGGCAAAATGATCCTTATCTCTGCTCATGGTAACAGCAGCAGGGCGTTGCTGAAGCACCTGGAAGGTAAGGGTCTTTCTTTtagtttttccctcttctccttaCTCAACTGCTTAGAGCTTTACATCTTGTTCTGTAGCATATGTTACTTACTGGGCAATGTAATACCAATGTCTGTGGTCTTCAAGTGAAAGTAAAGAGTTGGCCTATTGGAACAGAAATTAAACTGGGGGATGTGGAAGGGGGAGAGAATTAGTTAGGTTAATGTAGTTAAGAAAAGAGCCAGATGCTTTCACTGCGTTTCTCACTGCTCACTTTAAACTACTGTATTCAAACTAGCTTTGAGGTTGGTCTAGATAGAGGAAAAACTCTTCAGGCTCTAACTCTTTTTAGATTTATCTGGTTGCTTTGGAAGGTTTGAACTGATACTCTGTTCATTAAACAAGCGTTGCTGTAACACAGCAGAATAAAGTGCCTTGGGTTGTGAAAGACATTCTTGACTGTTACTGTGGTGGCTTTCTTTTGAGGCTTCATTCTTGATAaatctttactttaaaaaactGCTATGACAGAGTTCAGAGAGTAGGTACTTGCTAAAGCTTATGCAAATACTGTATTTCCCAATATAGAAAATGCTTACCAATAAACAGGTAAGTTGGTAGCTTAGCATAAAGTTGCTTATTTTTTGGGGATGTGAAAAGGATGTGATTTATCTTTAAGTCAT from Athene noctua chromosome 3, bAthNoc1.hap1.1, whole genome shotgun sequence encodes the following:
- the BPGM gene encoding bisphosphoglycerate mutase, whose product is MAKYRLVLLRHGEGAWNKENRFCSWVDQKLSSDGIKEAQNCGKHLKALGFEFDLVFTSVLSRSIQTAWLILEEMGQEWVPIQSSWRLNERHYGALIGLNRAEMALNHGEEQVKIWRRSYDVTPPPIAESHPYYEEIYNDRRYKCSDVSQDNLPKAESLKDVLDRLLPYWNEKIVPELKSGKMILISAHGNSSRALLKHLEGISDKDIINVTLPTGVPILLELDENLHPLGPHQFLGDQEAIQAAIKKVEDQGKVKSAEK